ATCCTATCTGACCTTGATCAGGGGAGCGATGGCCTCGTACGTCGAGGGGCCGATCCCCCTCACTTCCCGGATGTCCTCCGGGACCGCAAAGGGGCGGAAACGGCGGTAGGCGACGATCCGGGCCGCGGTTTCGGGGCCGATTCCGGGGAGACGGCAGAGTTCGCGGACCCCGGCGCGGTTGATGTCGATCAGGTCGTCGTCGTCGTAGCGGGGCGCGGTCAGAAGAACGGGGGGCGCCGGCGCGGCCCCGTGAATCGGAGGGGGAAGGGAAGCCGCCGGAAGGGGGACGGCGAGCCGGTCGGGACAGGCTTCCTCCAGCTCGGAGTAGAGGCCCATATATCCATGAGGCCGGGGCGCGACCCGGACCAGAAGAGCGGTTGCGCCCCAGGCCGTCGCCGCCGCCAGCGCCAGCAACAGCCAACGCTCCTTCGGAGTCAGCCGATCGAAACGGAGAACGGCCCATAATCGCCGGATCCGGGAGCGGGAAGCGGGGTCGGGCGCCTTCATGCCGGCGCGATCATGCCGGGCCGGCGACGATGTTGACCATCCGGTCGGGGACGACGATCACCTTGCGGACGACGGCCCCGCCCAGTGCGCCCCGGACCCGCTCGTCGGCCAACGCCGCCGAACGCGCGACGGCCTCCGAAGCTCCCGGGGGGAGCATGATCCTCCCCCGCAGCTTGCCGTTGACCTGGACCGGTATCTCGACCTCCGCCACCGCCAGGGCCGAAGCGTCGATTCCCGGCCAGGAGCCGCTGAAGATACTGCGGTCGTGCCCCAGTTCCCGCCACAGCTCTTCGCAGAAATGGGGCGTGATCGGGGCCAGCAGCACCAGCATCGATTCCACCGCTTCCCGGACCACGGCGGGATGGTGGCCCGCTTCGCCCCGGACGGCGTTGAGCAGCTCCATCACCGAGGAGATGGCGGTGTTGAACCGGAAACCGCCCTCGATGGCGTCGGTGACCTTCCCGATGCTGACGTGGGTGCGGCGGCGGAGTTCCCGATCGGCGGGGCCGAGATCGGCGGGGAGCCCCGGGGGGAGGGAACGCAGTTCGCCGGCCGCTTCCGTCACCGTATCCCAGAGGCGGTTGAGGAAACGCCAGGCGCCCTGCATCCTCTCGTCGCTCCAGGTCCGGTCCTGGTCGGGAGGGGTGTCGGACAACATGTAGAGTCGGACGCAATCGGCCCCGTACCGGTCCATCATCTCGTCGGGGTCGACGATGTTGAGCTTGGACTTGCTGATCTTTTTCATCTCTCCCCGGACGGGGCTCCCACAGACGG
The DNA window shown above is from bacterium and carries:
- a CDS encoding helix-hairpin-helix domain-containing protein — encoded protein: MKAPDPASRSRIRRLWAVLRFDRLTPKERWLLLALAAATAWGATALLVRVAPRPHGYMGLYSELEEACPDRLAVPLPAASLPPPIHGAAPAPPVLLTAPRYDDDDLIDINRAGVRELCRLPGIGPETAARIVAYRRFRPFAVPEDIREVRGIGPSTYEAIAPLIKVR